One part of the Bacteroidales bacterium genome encodes these proteins:
- a CDS encoding amidohydrolase, which produces MISVDKIKQLAFETAFLLKEIREHLHQHPELSFNEVETAKYISQWLEKWGIEHKNNIGGNGIVAWIKGREKGKNIAFRADIDALPIDEKNEVPYGSVNKGIMHACGHDLHTASLLGALYLLQSLRNEFNGTIWGIFQPAEEKLPGGAKAMLSDAFFNELYFDAVIAQHVFPDLPAGEVGIRAGQYMASTDELYITIKGRGGHAATPHQITDTVLIASHIIVSLQQIVSRKALPTIPTVLSFGKLIANGATNIIPNEVYMEGTFRTFDENWRKQALQLIEKITKETAQTFGAEAIVHIKNGYPALINNDVLANKILLLAKTYLGDENVKWLDMRMTAEDFAYFAQQYPAAMFRLGTGGTNTTSFPLHSPQFNINEDVYKFSHGLLVWMAIQLLND; this is translated from the coding sequence ATGATATCTGTCGATAAAATAAAACAATTGGCTTTTGAAACAGCTTTTCTTTTAAAAGAAATTCGAGAGCATCTTCATCAACATCCTGAGTTATCTTTTAACGAAGTAGAAACAGCTAAATATATTAGCCAATGGTTAGAAAAATGGGGCATAGAGCATAAAAATAATATTGGAGGGAATGGTATTGTTGCTTGGATAAAGGGTAGAGAAAAAGGTAAAAACATAGCTTTTCGTGCCGATATTGATGCTTTGCCAATAGACGAAAAAAATGAGGTTCCATATGGTTCGGTCAACAAGGGAATTATGCATGCATGTGGACACGATTTGCATACTGCATCGTTGTTAGGGGCATTATATTTGCTCCAGTCGCTAAGAAACGAATTTAATGGTACCATTTGGGGAATATTTCAACCGGCAGAAGAAAAATTGCCAGGTGGAGCAAAAGCAATGTTAAGCGATGCCTTTTTTAATGAATTATATTTTGATGCTGTAATAGCGCAACATGTATTTCCCGATTTGCCAGCTGGAGAGGTTGGAATTAGGGCAGGGCAGTATATGGCTTCGACGGACGAACTATATATTACCATAAAGGGTAGAGGAGGGCATGCGGCTACGCCTCATCAAATAACCGATACGGTACTTATTGCTTCACATATTATAGTATCGCTACAACAAATTGTTAGTAGAAAAGCTTTGCCTACTATACCCACCGTATTGTCGTTCGGAAAATTGATTGCTAATGGAGCAACCAATATTATTCCTAATGAGGTTTATATGGAAGGCACTTTTAGAACTTTCGACGAAAACTGGCGAAAACAAGCATTGCAACTTATCGAAAAAATTACCAAAGAAACTGCTCAAACCTTTGGTGCCGAAGCCATTGTTCATATTAAAAACGGCTATCCTGCACTTATTAACAACGATGTATTGGCAAATAAAATATTATTGTTGGCTAAAACGTATTTGGGCGACGAGAATGTTAAATGGCTGGATATGCGTATGACTGCCGAAGATTTTGCCTATTTCGCTCAACAATATCCAGCTGCAATGTTTCGTTTAGGAACAGGGGGAACAAATACAACTTCGTTCCCACTGCACTCACCGCAATTTAATATAAACGAAGATGTATATAAGTTTTCGCACGGATTGCTTGTTTGGATGGCTATACAATTATTAAACGATTAA
- a CDS encoding sulfite exporter TauE/SafE family protein, translating to MYEWMILLTIGLVAGIMGGMLGVGGGIIVIPALMFFMGLNQKEANATSLAFMLAPTGLLAVMNYYKAGFVNIKYAAILAVAFFVGAYFGSAWAIKMPVDTLKKVFGILLLATGIKLILGK from the coding sequence ATGTACGAATGGATGATTCTTTTAACAATTGGTTTAGTTGCAGGCATTATGGGAGGCATGCTGGGGGTTGGCGGGGGCATTATTGTTATTCCTGCCTTAATGTTTTTTATGGGACTGAATCAAAAAGAGGCCAATGCTACAAGTTTGGCTTTTATGTTAGCTCCTACGGGCTTACTGGCTGTAATGAATTATTATAAAGCTGGTTTTGTAAATATTAAATATGCAGCTATTTTAGCAGTGGCTTTTTTTGTCGGAGCTTATTTTGGTTCGGCATGGGCTATCAAAATGCCCGTTGATACCCTTAAAAAAGTATTTGGTATTTTACTACTTGCTACTGGAATAAAATTAATATTAGGCAAATGA